One Prevotella intermedia ATCC 25611 = DSM 20706 DNA window includes the following coding sequences:
- the tsaA gene encoding tRNA (N6-threonylcarbamoyladenosine(37)-N6)-methyltransferase TrmO: protein MKEIEPIAYFRSPFTTKFGIPRQSGLVSELRGRIVFEPKFNSEDALRGLEGFDYVWLIWGFSANEPVGGKKWNEDDSLMVRPPRLGGNEKVGVFASRSPFRPNGLGLSSVRIAKVGKGIIEVSGADLMDGTPIYDVKPYLPYVDAHTGVRGGYTDTYDWEPLAVELPDSINDFFGKEEIKTLSKLLAQDPRPHYQHDANRIYGMLFENKDVRFRVENGRCIVVEVISCK from the coding sequence ATGAAAGAAATAGAACCGATAGCTTATTTTCGTTCTCCGTTTACCACGAAGTTTGGTATTCCGCGCCAAAGCGGATTGGTAAGCGAGTTGAGAGGACGCATTGTTTTTGAACCGAAATTCAACAGTGAAGATGCCTTGCGTGGTTTGGAAGGTTTCGATTATGTTTGGTTGATATGGGGTTTCTCGGCGAACGAACCTGTTGGAGGTAAGAAGTGGAATGAGGACGACAGCCTTATGGTGCGTCCGCCACGTTTGGGAGGCAACGAAAAGGTTGGCGTCTTTGCTTCACGCTCACCGTTCCGACCGAACGGTTTGGGCTTGTCGTCGGTGCGAATTGCAAAGGTTGGCAAAGGCATCATAGAGGTTTCGGGGGCTGACTTGATGGACGGGACGCCCATCTACGATGTTAAGCCCTACTTGCCATACGTCGATGCACACACAGGGGTGCGCGGCGGATACACGGATACTTATGATTGGGAGCCGTTGGCGGTGGAATTGCCCGACAGCATAAACGATTTCTTCGGCAAGGAAGAGATTAAGACCCTGTCGAAACTGCTCGCACAAGATCCGCGTCCGCACTATCAGCACGACGCCAATCGCATTTACGGAATGCTGTTTGAAAACAAAGACGTCCGCTTTCGGGTGGAAAACGGACGCTGTATCGTTGTGGAAGTTATTTCCTGCAAGTAG
- a CDS encoding thiamine diphosphokinase: protein MKEQKTEYDVVILAAGDFPTDVTAMRILRNAKHLIACDGAIEELLEMDIEPEVIVGDGDSVSATTKAKYQHIFHTIEEQEYNDLTKATKYALQHFNLPDAPTFCYLGATGKREDHTLGNIALLIHYYKQLNIVPTMVTNYGWFTVSQGKTTFATFPKQQVSIFQIGCKHIESEGLKWNIYPFSELWQGTLNEAVGNSFTIDSDSAYLVYQTHKPKE from the coding sequence ATGAAAGAACAAAAGACCGAATACGATGTTGTAATACTTGCGGCTGGCGATTTCCCCACCGATGTAACCGCAATGCGTATTCTGCGCAACGCCAAACATTTGATAGCCTGCGACGGAGCAATAGAAGAACTGTTGGAAATGGATATTGAACCCGAAGTAATTGTGGGTGATGGGGACTCTGTTTCAGCAACGACAAAGGCGAAATATCAACACATCTTCCATACCATTGAGGAACAAGAGTATAACGACCTCACCAAAGCAACAAAGTATGCGTTGCAACATTTCAATCTTCCAGATGCTCCTACATTCTGCTATCTTGGTGCAACAGGAAAGCGGGAAGACCATACCTTGGGCAACATTGCACTGCTTATACATTATTATAAGCAACTGAACATAGTGCCAACAATGGTTACAAACTATGGCTGGTTTACTGTTTCGCAAGGGAAAACAACCTTTGCTACCTTTCCGAAACAACAAGTAAGCATCTTTCAGATAGGTTGTAAGCACATAGAAAGCGAAGGATTGAAATGGAACATCTACCCTTTCAGCGAGTTATGGCAAGGTACATTGAACGAAGCAGTGGGAAATTCGTTTACCATTGACAGCGATTCGGCTTACTTGGTTTATCAAACCCATAAGCCGAAAGAATAG
- a CDS encoding TonB-dependent receptor, whose protein sequence is MKKLLVFAALTCATSVQAQKVDTLASQELQEVIVAGVRAQKNAPFAVANIKKTELSNFSKTGRELPFLFAHTPGVFAWGENGLGTGTAAMRIRGAGGSRINITLDGVSLNSPEDQTVFWANMNSYGALMSSVQIQRGIGTSTNGDGAFGGSISLATATPNQQPSAEVSGSFGTYNTYNTGVKFSTGLLGSHFVFDGAYHETATDGFLHGTAGRSGSYYGGLTYLGDNFQIRYKNIGNFEKTGQAWNGVVAGNNDASLMGSDIKTYKDLYERGLGRFNPLYEGLVFDYDKWTFPTDANGKYQTYRYKMDNGSYWEKTTDNFYQNHNILSAVWKPNTAWSHNIALHYTYGHGYYNEFRPNNKFNKFGLTATDKNGKAVKRSDFVRKKGLTQHTYGILYNANYKNDSWDVLGGINLQQFRGSHFGYLTYVANKGQVQDFTGLKYYDSDGNKNDYSFFAKATYHLCSNWDLFADVQYRYVNYKADGKNDKFYALEDGSYTNQILNINKSYNFVNPKAGISYHNGRNKAYLSMAYASREPERNNFTDNGKYPAPNAEHLLDIELGYQYASNNWHIGTNLYYMGYKDQFVQTGEQSDIGENLTTNVKDSYRMGAELTAGWNATSWFTLEGNAALSINKIKDFDEFVDNWDNSKMPLKVHYDNSTLAFSPSAILNGFMNFHYKGAQLVWHTNYVSRQYLDNSENKDRSLPAFSQTDINLSYALNTGKKLNWLKEVLFGLNFNNIFNSHYAASGWVYSAVSESNKYTNDKRYYQIGFMPMAGFTMMGNITLKF, encoded by the coding sequence ATGAAAAAACTATTGGTATTTGCAGCATTGACTTGTGCAACGAGTGTGCAAGCTCAAAAGGTAGATACATTGGCAAGCCAAGAACTGCAAGAAGTGATTGTTGCAGGAGTCAGAGCACAAAAGAATGCTCCGTTCGCCGTTGCCAACATTAAAAAGACAGAACTATCGAACTTCTCAAAGACTGGGCGCGAACTGCCTTTCCTCTTTGCACACACACCCGGCGTATTTGCATGGGGCGAGAATGGACTCGGAACGGGTACGGCAGCTATGCGTATTCGTGGTGCAGGCGGCAGTCGCATCAACATAACGCTCGACGGCGTATCGCTCAATTCGCCCGAAGACCAAACTGTTTTCTGGGCGAATATGAACTCTTATGGCGCACTGATGAGCAGCGTGCAGATTCAGCGCGGTATCGGCACATCGACCAATGGCGACGGAGCGTTTGGCGGTTCTATCTCGTTGGCAACAGCAACGCCCAACCAACAGCCTTCGGCAGAGGTGAGTGGGTCGTTCGGAACATACAATACATACAACACTGGCGTGAAATTCTCAACGGGTTTGCTTGGCAGCCATTTCGTATTCGACGGTGCTTACCACGAAACAGCTACCGATGGATTTCTTCACGGAACAGCAGGTAGGTCGGGTTCTTACTATGGCGGGCTCACATACTTAGGCGATAACTTCCAAATAAGATATAAGAACATAGGTAATTTCGAGAAAACAGGACAGGCTTGGAACGGTGTTGTGGCTGGAAACAACGACGCATCGTTGATGGGTAGCGACATAAAAACCTACAAAGACTTGTACGAACGTGGTTTGGGACGCTTTAATCCGCTCTACGAAGGTTTGGTGTTCGACTACGACAAATGGACTTTTCCAACCGATGCGAATGGGAAATACCAAACCTACCGCTATAAAATGGACAATGGAAGCTATTGGGAGAAGACAACCGACAACTTCTATCAGAACCACAACATACTCTCGGCAGTATGGAAGCCCAACACTGCTTGGTCGCACAACATAGCCTTGCACTACACCTACGGACACGGATACTACAACGAGTTCCGTCCTAACAACAAGTTCAACAAGTTCGGTCTTACTGCAACCGATAAGAACGGAAAGGCTGTTAAGCGCAGCGACTTCGTCAGAAAGAAAGGCTTAACCCAGCACACTTACGGCATTCTCTACAACGCAAACTACAAGAACGACAGTTGGGACGTGCTCGGAGGCATCAACCTGCAACAGTTCCGTGGCAGCCACTTCGGCTATCTGACATACGTTGCAAACAAAGGTCAGGTGCAAGACTTTACTGGTTTGAAGTACTACGACTCGGACGGCAACAAGAACGATTACAGCTTTTTCGCAAAAGCAACCTACCATTTGTGCAGCAATTGGGATTTGTTTGCCGATGTGCAGTATCGCTATGTGAACTACAAAGCCGATGGAAAGAACGATAAGTTCTATGCATTGGAAGATGGAAGCTACACAAACCAGATACTGAACATCAACAAAAGCTACAACTTTGTGAACCCCAAGGCGGGCATCAGCTATCACAATGGCAGAAACAAGGCTTATTTGTCGATGGCATACGCAAGCCGTGAGCCCGAGCGCAACAACTTTACCGACAACGGAAAGTATCCTGCACCAAATGCAGAGCACCTTCTCGACATCGAATTGGGCTACCAATATGCCAGCAACAACTGGCACATAGGCACCAATCTCTACTATATGGGCTACAAAGACCAATTTGTTCAGACTGGAGAGCAGAGCGATATAGGCGAAAATCTTACTACTAACGTGAAAGATTCCTACCGTATGGGAGCCGAATTAACTGCAGGCTGGAACGCCACATCGTGGTTTACACTCGAAGGAAATGCAGCTTTGAGCATCAACAAGATTAAGGATTTCGATGAGTTTGTGGACAATTGGGACAACAGCAAGATGCCTTTGAAAGTGCATTACGACAATTCCACCCTTGCTTTTTCGCCTTCAGCTATTCTCAATGGCTTTATGAATTTCCACTATAAAGGGGCACAACTCGTTTGGCATACGAACTATGTAAGCCGCCAATACTTGGATAACTCCGAGAACAAAGACCGTTCGCTGCCTGCTTTCTCGCAGACAGACATAAACCTCAGCTATGCCTTGAACACAGGCAAGAAGCTGAATTGGCTGAAGGAAGTTCTGTTCGGACTGAATTTCAACAACATTTTCAACAGCCATTATGCAGCAAGTGGCTGGGTTTACAGTGCAGTGAGCGAAAGCAATAAATATACCAACGACAAACGTTACTATCAAATAGGCTTTATGCCAATGGCAGGATTTACGATGATGGGTAACATTACGTTGAAGTTCTAA
- a CDS encoding OPT family oligopeptide transporter codes for MENKEKQNIELPENAFRELKEGEEYQPVMSPNKVYPEVSTWSVTWGLVMVVLFSAAAAYLGLKVGQVFEAAIPIAIIAIGMSSATKRKNALGENVIIQSIGACSGAVVAGGIFVMPAIYMLELQADFFQIFIAAALGGILGILFLIPFRKYFVKEQHGKYPFPEATATTQVLVSGEKGGSQAKPLLLAGLVGGLYDFSVATFGWWNETVTSRMIGFGETIADKAKLVFKVNTGAAILGLGYIIGLKYAFIICMGSLAVWWLIVPGMALLFPDTVLNQWDPSVIATVGSMSAEEIFKNYARSIGIGGIAMSGVIGIVKSWGIIKSAVSLASREMKGKGADQEEAIRTQRDISFKIIAFGSITTLVITFLFFYFGVMQFNLLHAVVGIVLVALIAFLFTTVAANAIAIVGSNPVSGMTLMTLILASVVMVAVGLKGNSGMLAALLMGGVVCTALSMAGSFITDLKIGYWLGTTPKKQETWKFLGTIVSAATVAGVMIVLDKTYGFNSGQLAAPQANAMAAVIKPLMSGQGAPWILYGIGAVLALVLDRCKVPALAFSLGMFIPIQLNIPLIIGGAVNWYVTTRSKDEQINKLRGDKGTLIASGFIAGGALMGVVSALIKFFGIEFDHAEWWQNHLSELLALVAYIALILYFIAATKLSDKEKEA; via the coding sequence ATGGAAAATAAAGAAAAACAAAACATTGAACTTCCTGAAAACGCCTTCCGAGAACTGAAAGAGGGCGAGGAATATCAACCCGTGATGAGCCCGAACAAGGTTTATCCAGAAGTAAGTACGTGGTCTGTAACTTGGGGATTGGTAATGGTGGTGCTGTTTTCGGCAGCTGCTGCCTACTTAGGACTTAAAGTCGGACAGGTATTCGAGGCTGCCATACCGATTGCCATCATTGCCATTGGTATGTCGTCGGCTACCAAACGCAAGAATGCGTTGGGCGAAAACGTCATCATTCAGAGCATCGGAGCTTGCTCGGGTGCAGTTGTTGCAGGCGGTATCTTCGTTATGCCTGCCATTTACATGCTCGAATTGCAAGCCGACTTCTTCCAAATATTCATTGCAGCAGCGTTGGGCGGCATCTTGGGTATTCTTTTCTTAATCCCGTTCCGTAAGTATTTCGTTAAGGAACAGCACGGCAAATACCCCTTCCCCGAAGCTACGGCTACGACACAGGTGCTTGTGAGCGGCGAGAAAGGTGGCAGTCAGGCGAAGCCATTGTTGCTTGCAGGTCTTGTAGGCGGTCTTTACGACTTCAGTGTGGCTACGTTCGGCTGGTGGAACGAAACCGTTACAAGCCGTATGATTGGCTTTGGCGAAACCATAGCCGACAAGGCAAAACTTGTCTTCAAGGTAAATACAGGTGCGGCAATCTTAGGCTTGGGCTACATCATCGGTCTGAAATATGCCTTCATTATCTGTATGGGCTCGCTCGCAGTGTGGTGGTTGATAGTTCCCGGAATGGCTCTCCTGTTCCCCGATACCGTGCTGAACCAATGGGACCCAAGCGTGATTGCCACGGTGGGTAGTATGTCGGCTGAAGAGATTTTCAAGAACTACGCTCGCTCTATCGGTATTGGCGGTATTGCAATGTCGGGCGTTATCGGCATCGTAAAGTCGTGGGGCATCATCAAAAGTGCAGTCAGCTTGGCCTCAAGAGAGATGAAGGGCAAGGGTGCAGACCAAGAAGAAGCGATAAGAACGCAACGCGACATTTCGTTTAAGATAATTGCTTTCGGTAGTATTACAACTTTGGTGATAACCTTCTTGTTCTTCTACTTTGGCGTAATGCAGTTCAACTTGTTGCACGCCGTTGTTGGCATCGTACTCGTGGCACTGATTGCCTTCCTCTTCACCACGGTTGCAGCAAATGCCATTGCCATTGTCGGTTCCAACCCAGTGTCGGGTATGACGCTGATGACGCTTATCTTGGCTTCCGTGGTTATGGTAGCTGTCGGACTGAAAGGCAATTCGGGTATGTTGGCAGCATTGCTGATGGGTGGTGTGGTATGTACCGCCTTGTCGATGGCAGGTTCGTTTATCACCGACTTGAAGATTGGTTACTGGCTCGGTACCACACCCAAGAAGCAGGAAACGTGGAAGTTCCTCGGCACTATCGTATCGGCAGCAACCGTTGCAGGTGTAATGATAGTGTTGGACAAGACCTACGGTTTCAATTCCGGACAGCTGGCAGCACCGCAGGCAAACGCTATGGCAGCCGTTATAAAACCATTGATGAGCGGACAGGGTGCGCCTTGGATTCTTTACGGTATAGGTGCTGTCCTTGCATTGGTGTTAGACCGTTGCAAAGTGCCTGCACTGGCTTTCTCGCTCGGTATGTTCATTCCTATTCAGCTGAACATTCCTTTAATTATAGGTGGTGCGGTGAACTGGTATGTTACAACACGTTCTAAGGACGAGCAAATCAACAAGTTACGTGGCGACAAGGGCACGCTCATAGCATCGGGCTTCATTGCGGGCGGTGCGCTGATGGGTGTTGTTTCTGCGCTGATTAAGTTCTTCGGCATCGAGTTCGACCATGCCGAATGGTGGCAAAACCACCTTTCTGAACTTCTCGCACTTGTTGCTTACATCGCTTTAATACTCTACTTTATTGCGGCAACAAAACTTTCAGACAAGGAAAAAGAAGCGTAA
- a CDS encoding zinc ribbon domain-containing protein, giving the protein MKCRNCHTEVNEKEQQCPHCGAPLHNDKDEPTIGRALVIFIIIGTVFLVGFGFFYYFNHKNDPKFTLTSIEPDSNLAEKNAVKLDTLVRDMLSKDSLEDEEAKQAEKVLNSIRGKRNKRNGSNSKQESSEEAAPVIVPSNPDGNNAAPTVAPVTPSAPKPHIEKIEIR; this is encoded by the coding sequence ATGAAATGTCGGAACTGCCACACAGAAGTGAACGAAAAAGAACAGCAATGCCCTCATTGCGGTGCACCTTTACATAACGATAAAGACGAACCTACCATTGGTCGCGCGTTGGTGATATTCATCATTATAGGCACCGTTTTCCTTGTCGGCTTCGGCTTTTTCTATTATTTCAACCACAAGAACGACCCCAAATTCACCCTTACTTCGATAGAACCCGATTCTAATTTAGCAGAAAAAAACGCTGTCAAGTTAGATACTCTGGTGCGCGATATGCTGTCGAAAGACTCATTAGAAGACGAAGAAGCAAAGCAAGCCGAGAAGGTTTTGAACAGTATTCGAGGGAAACGAAACAAACGTAACGGCTCGAACAGCAAGCAAGAATCGAGCGAAGAAGCCGCACCCGTAATTGTACCGTCTAACCCCGACGGCAACAATGCAGCACCAACCGTAGCACCTGTTACACCCTCTGCGCCGAAACCACACATAGAAAAGATTGAGATAAGGTAA
- the dnaA gene encoding chromosomal replication initiator protein DnaA, with product MKVQPNALWEQCLQLIRDNVTEQQFTTWFKPITFEAFDAATNILLVQVPSPFVYEYLEENYVDLLSKVLTRIYGKGVQLKYRIVTDKAHNLTQDIQSETVDNVETQLPTNRANQSPTPLDVALQEIDPQLDLHKSFSNYIEGDSNKLPRSIGLSIAEHPNTTQFNPMFIYGPSGCGKTHLINAIGLRIKQLYPQKRVLYISARLFQVQYTNSVLNNTTNDFINFYQTIDVLIVDDIQEWMTATKTQDTFFHIFNHLFKNGKRIILASDRPPVELKGMNERLLTRFACGLIAELEKPNVQLCVDILNSKIKRDGLNIPDDVVQFIAQTANGSVRDLQGVINSLLAYSVVYNSNIDMRLAERVIKRSVKIDDEPLTLDEIIDKVCSHFNVTVNAVNSRSRKQEIVLARQVSMYLAQKHTKMPASRIGKLVGGRDHSTVLHSCSQIEKRLQVDKGFIAELSTIENSFKLKS from the coding sequence ATGAAAGTTCAACCCAATGCGCTCTGGGAGCAGTGTCTTCAACTTATCAGAGATAATGTAACCGAGCAGCAGTTTACAACATGGTTCAAGCCAATTACCTTCGAAGCGTTCGATGCGGCTACCAATATCCTATTGGTACAGGTGCCGAGTCCGTTCGTTTACGAGTACTTGGAGGAAAACTATGTTGATTTGTTGAGCAAAGTGCTTACTCGTATATATGGCAAAGGCGTTCAGCTGAAGTACAGAATTGTTACCGACAAGGCGCACAACCTTACACAGGACATACAATCGGAAACAGTTGATAATGTAGAAACGCAATTGCCGACCAATCGTGCCAACCAAAGTCCGACACCATTAGACGTTGCTCTCCAAGAAATAGACCCACAGTTAGACTTGCACAAGTCGTTTTCAAACTACATTGAAGGCGATAGCAACAAGCTGCCACGTTCTATTGGCTTGTCAATAGCAGAACACCCGAATACCACACAGTTCAATCCGATGTTCATTTATGGTCCATCGGGTTGTGGAAAAACCCACCTTATCAATGCGATAGGTCTGCGTATAAAGCAGCTTTACCCACAAAAGCGTGTGTTGTATATATCTGCTCGTCTGTTCCAAGTGCAGTACACAAATTCTGTTTTGAATAATACGACCAACGATTTCATCAACTTCTATCAAACAATAGATGTTTTAATCGTCGACGATATTCAAGAATGGATGACTGCAACCAAGACGCAAGACACGTTCTTCCACATCTTCAATCACTTGTTTAAGAATGGAAAGCGCATCATTCTTGCTTCCGACCGTCCGCCTGTGGAACTCAAAGGTATGAACGAACGCTTGCTTACACGTTTCGCTTGCGGACTTATTGCCGAGCTCGAAAAGCCTAATGTGCAGCTTTGTGTGGATATTCTGAACAGTAAAATCAAGCGCGACGGATTGAATATCCCTGACGATGTTGTTCAGTTTATTGCACAGACAGCAAATGGAAGTGTAAGAGATTTGCAGGGAGTAATCAACTCTTTGCTGGCTTACAGTGTGGTTTATAACAGCAACATTGATATGCGCTTGGCTGAAAGAGTAATTAAGCGTTCGGTAAAAATCGACGATGAGCCTTTGACACTCGATGAAATAATCGACAAAGTCTGCTCGCACTTCAACGTTACCGTAAATGCTGTAAACTCACGCTCACGCAAACAGGAGATTGTACTTGCCCGTCAGGTGAGTATGTACTTAGCGCAGAAGCACACGAAAATGCCTGCAAGCCGTATTGGTAAACTTGTTGGAGGACGCGACCACAGCACCGTGCTTCACAGTTGTTCGCAAATCGAGAAGCGATTGCAGGTAGATAAGGGCTTCATTGCCGAACTTTCAACGATTGAAAATTCGTTTAAGCTGAAATCGTAA
- the pnuC gene encoding nicotinamide riboside transporter PnuC: MLNNIIQYFQESDTYQVLDVVGTIIGLVYIYQEYKASIWLWFTSIVMPAVYTFVYYEAKLYADFAMQIYYIIVSIYGFLYWQFGKRQKDDKELPITRFPKRKIIPTMVLFLALWGAVYYILITFTNSNVPVLDSFGNSLSIIGLWALAKKYLEQWWIWFVADIELSALYFYKGIPFTAALYAFYAFIAIAGYFKWKRMMQTTVQTSKEEQ, translated from the coding sequence ATGCTGAACAACATTATTCAATACTTTCAGGAATCCGACACTTACCAAGTATTAGATGTGGTTGGAACCATCATCGGGCTTGTTTATATCTATCAGGAATACAAAGCAAGCATTTGGCTTTGGTTCACAAGTATTGTGATGCCTGCGGTCTATACCTTTGTTTATTACGAAGCAAAGCTGTACGCCGACTTCGCTATGCAGATTTATTACATCATCGTATCTATCTATGGCTTCCTCTATTGGCAATTCGGCAAAAGGCAAAAAGACGATAAAGAGTTGCCCATAACAAGGTTTCCGAAACGAAAAATCATACCTACAATGGTGCTTTTCTTAGCTTTATGGGGTGCTGTTTACTATATTTTGATTACTTTTACCAACTCGAATGTACCTGTATTGGATAGTTTCGGCAATTCGTTAAGCATTATCGGGCTATGGGCTTTGGCTAAGAAATACTTGGAACAATGGTGGATTTGGTTTGTGGCAGATATAGAACTGTCAGCCCTCTACTTCTATAAAGGCATACCATTCACGGCTGCGCTCTATGCGTTTTATGCCTTTATTGCCATTGCAGGCTACTTTAAGTGGAAGCGAATGATGCAGACAACCGTGCAAACAAGTAAAGAAGAACAATGA
- a CDS encoding N-acetylmuramoyl-L-alanine amidase, which produces MGKRISLFLIMFCLFALASVSAKDKFTVVIDPGHGGKDVGAVGAISNEKSINLNIALALGNLIEQNLSDVRVIYTRKTDVFISLKGRAEIANRAKADLFISVHTNSVPPTKTPPQGFQVYTLGMHRAKDNLDVAMRENSVISLEKGYEKTYQGFDPNSSESYIMFEILQSANMEKSVELARLIQRSVCSKASRNDKGVHQAGFLVLRETSMPSCLIELGFITSNEEEQFLNSSRGIDLMARGIYEAFVEYKNIYDGKVTIPYRPSTKNQLPIENVLGRLSNNAKTPAEQVEMPKRIKVVTQPRTTQTPTVKHQRNREERHTSLDEASASIPLFKIQIFAINRELSFDSELFKGYKNISFEVDGNLHKYMIGANEDYYEILRLKEELKQEFPEAFVVAFKNGQRVNTGEAVKEFVKNKRKAM; this is translated from the coding sequence ATGGGTAAAAGAATTTCTTTATTTCTTATAATGTTTTGCTTGTTTGCGCTTGCTTCCGTGAGTGCAAAAGATAAGTTTACAGTTGTCATTGACCCTGGCCACGGTGGGAAAGATGTGGGCGCAGTGGGTGCAATCTCAAACGAGAAAAGCATCAATTTGAATATTGCTTTGGCTCTTGGAAACTTGATTGAGCAAAACTTATCTGATGTAAGGGTTATTTATACTCGTAAAACCGATGTCTTTATCTCTTTGAAAGGGAGAGCAGAAATAGCCAACAGAGCAAAAGCCGACTTGTTTATTTCGGTACATACAAACTCTGTTCCGCCCACGAAGACCCCTCCGCAGGGTTTTCAGGTTTATACTTTAGGTATGCACCGTGCGAAGGATAATCTTGATGTGGCTATGCGAGAGAACAGCGTTATCTCATTGGAAAAAGGGTATGAAAAGACTTATCAAGGTTTCGACCCTAACTCATCGGAAAGCTATATAATGTTCGAGATTCTTCAATCAGCCAATATGGAGAAGAGCGTAGAATTAGCAAGGCTTATCCAAAGGTCGGTTTGTTCAAAGGCCAGTCGAAACGATAAGGGTGTTCATCAGGCTGGTTTCTTGGTACTTAGAGAAACTTCTATGCCCAGTTGTCTTATCGAATTGGGCTTTATAACCTCTAATGAAGAAGAACAATTCCTTAATTCTTCGCGAGGAATAGACCTTATGGCACGTGGCATTTACGAGGCATTTGTAGAATACAAGAATATATATGATGGTAAAGTTACGATTCCTTATCGTCCTTCTACAAAGAACCAATTGCCGATAGAAAACGTTTTGGGGCGTTTGTCGAATAACGCAAAGACCCCTGCCGAACAAGTAGAGATGCCTAAAAGAATAAAAGTTGTAACACAACCACGTACCACACAGACTCCTACGGTAAAGCATCAACGAAACAGAGAAGAAAGACATACATCTCTTGATGAAGCTTCTGCCAGCATTCCTTTGTTTAAAATACAGATATTTGCCATCAACAGGGAACTATCTTTTGATAGCGAGCTGTTCAAAGGCTATAAGAATATATCGTTTGAAGTAGATGGAAACCTCCATAAATATATGATAGGTGCCAATGAAGACTACTATGAAATCTTGCGTTTGAAGGAAGAACTAAAGCAAGAATTCCCAGAAGCCTTTGTCGTTGCGTTTAAAAACGGACAACGTGTGAATACGGGCGAGGCTGTTAAAGAATTTGTTAAGAATAAGAGAAAAGCAATGTAA
- a CDS encoding MlaD family protein yields the protein MKKLVTPEIKIALVAIVGVVVLFWGMNFLKGLNLYASDIHYNMQFDNVDGLTPTTPIYANGFKVGTIKDIVYNYEDPSKPINVSVAIDKEMRIPMGSTAEIENDIMGNVKVNLILGNAKQYLKQDGIIVGNISGGILGKVKNSLPDVQRMISKIDSILTNIVALTSDPALAGTLHNANKISSDLTKSSKQLNILLAQLNKSLPAMTSKANGLLDNTNGVMTEAKAGIADARSTMKGADVLMTSLNNKVNELDIQTTAAKLNMALDEVNKLTATLNSNKGSMGLLMNDPALYNNLNSTLRNVDSLVVNLKANPKRYVHFSIFGRKNK from the coding sequence ATGAAAAAGTTAGTAACACCCGAAATAAAGATAGCATTGGTTGCCATAGTGGGCGTTGTAGTTCTTTTTTGGGGAATGAATTTTCTAAAAGGACTTAACCTGTACGCATCTGACATACACTATAATATGCAGTTCGATAACGTGGACGGACTTACACCAACCACTCCAATTTATGCCAATGGCTTTAAAGTAGGAACCATAAAAGATATTGTTTACAATTACGAAGACCCCTCTAAGCCCATCAATGTGAGTGTCGCTATCGACAAAGAAATGCGAATCCCCATGGGCTCTACCGCTGAAATAGAGAACGATATCATGGGGAATGTAAAGGTAAACCTTATTCTTGGCAATGCCAAACAATATTTGAAGCAAGATGGAATCATTGTTGGTAATATCAGTGGAGGTATATTGGGAAAAGTGAAAAATTCTCTTCCCGATGTGCAGCGAATGATATCAAAAATCGACAGCATACTCACAAACATCGTAGCTTTGACTTCCGACCCTGCATTGGCAGGCACCTTGCACAATGCAAATAAAATCAGCAGTGACTTGACAAAATCGAGTAAGCAGCTAAACATCTTGCTTGCACAGCTCAATAAGTCGCTTCCTGCTATGACATCGAAGGCAAATGGCTTGCTCGACAATACGAACGGAGTTATGACAGAAGCCAAAGCAGGTATTGCAGATGCACGCTCTACAATGAAAGGAGCAGATGTTCTAATGACTTCGTTGAACAATAAAGTAAATGAGTTGGACATTCAAACCACAGCGGCTAAGCTGAATATGGCACTCGACGAAGTTAATAAGCTGACTGCAACGTTGAACAGCAACAAAGGCTCTATGGGCTTGTTGATGAACGACCCTGCACTTTACAACAACTTAAACAGCACTTTGCGCAATGTCGATAGCTTGGTAGTGAACCTGAAAGCCAACCCGAAACGATACGTTCACTTCTCTATATTTGGACGAAAAAACAAGTAA